In Poecile atricapillus isolate bPoeAtr1 chromosome 22, bPoeAtr1.hap1, whole genome shotgun sequence, a genomic segment contains:
- the C1QA gene encoding complement C1q subcomponent subunit A isoform X1, with the protein MQVHPSHPSPLPPSSQRRASSKRSCCSHCSVLRLHQGGRMQPGFLLAASTLAAVLGMALLEDGVCKAPDGKNGTPGVPGRDGRPGQKGDVGEPGRAALAMSTRGPKGDAGDPGLPGAPGMRGPPGIPGPPGTKGMPGPAGIKGIAANAFEHPRPAFSASRLSPPRTGTTVVFDRIITNEENSYSPQTGKFTCRIPGLYYFAFQVVSSGDLCLIITKNGLGVASFCDNNSHGILQVNSGSSVLSLDPGDQVSLNTNPAQGSSIYSGSEVDSVFSGFLVSPATV; encoded by the exons ATGCAAGTTCATCCTTCCCAcccctctcctcttcctccctcctcccagagAAGAGCTTCCAGCAAacggagctgctgctcacactgctctgtcctgcgccTGCACCAAG GAGGCAGGATGCAGCCTGGATTCTTGCTGGCAGCCAGCAccctggcagcagtgctgggcatggccctgctggaggacGGAGTGTGTAAGGCACCAGATGGCAAGAATGGCACCCCTGGAGTCCCTGGCCGTGATGGGAGGCCAGGGCAGAAGGGTGACGTGGGAGAGCCAG GGAGAGCAGCGCTGGCCATGAGCACCAGGGGACCCAAAGGGGATGCAGGCGATCCAGGGCTTCCTGGTGCCCCAGGCATGCGTGGCCCACCTGGCATCCCCGGCCCTCCGGGGACGAAGGGGATGCCAGGGCCGGCGGGGATAAAAGGGATCGCTGCCAATGCTTTCGAGCACCCTCGTCCTGCCTTCTCCGCCTCCAGGCTGTCCCCGCCCCGCACGGGCACCACGGTGGTGTTTGACAGGATCATCACCAACGAGGAGAACTCCTACAGCCCCCAGACCGGGAAGTTCACCTGCCGCATTCCCGGCCTCTACTACTTCGCCTTCCAGGTGGTGTCCAGCGGGGACCTGTGTCTGATTATCACCAAAAACGGGCTGGGTGTCGCCAGCTTCTGCGACAACAACAGCCACGGCATCCTGCAGGTGAACTCGGGCAGCAGCGTGCTCAGCCTGGACCCGGGTGACCAGGTGTCCCTGAACACCaaccctgcccagggcagctccatTTACAGCGGCTCCGAGGTCGACAGCGTCTTCAGCGGgttcctggtgtccccagcgACGGTCTGA
- the C1QC gene encoding complement C1q subcomponent subunit C isoform X2 — MEKRFLEKLYLALTLLPLLLNLGSAVTVEDPYGCYGAPGLPGMPGIPGRDGRDGLKGAKGEPGIPASTQLGPKGMKGDPGPPGPPGKPGHSGAPGEKGSPGPPGTAGPPGVAGSLRQRQQSAFSVTRKTSQYPLKNVPVVFNHVITNTNRDYDTTTGKFTCRLPGVYYFVFHTSHTANLCVILHKNHRSVASFCDHKTNSMQVSSGGTLLRLAAADEVWLGVNDYNGMVGIANSDSIFSGFLLFPE, encoded by the exons ATGGAGAAGAGATTCTTGGAGAAGCTCTACCTGGCCCtcaccctcctccccctcctcctgaatctgggctctgctgtgaCTGTAGAAGACCCTTACGGCTGCTATGGAGCTCCAGGACTGCCGGGCATGCCGGGGATACCAGGCAGGGATGGCCGGGATGGGCTGAAGGGAGCCAAAGGGGAACCAG GTATCCCAGCTTCTACACAGCTGGGGCCCAAGGGCATGAAAGGGGACCCGGGCCCCCCTGGCCCTCCAGGCAAGCCTGGCCACTCTGGGGCCCCTGGTGAGAAGGGATCCCCTGGGCCACCGGGCACTGCCGGACCCCCAGGAGTGGCAGGCAGCTTACGGCAGAGGCAGCAGTCGGCGTTCTCAGTGACCAGGAAGACCAGCCAGTACCCCCTGAAGAACGTCCCCGTGGTCTTCAACCACGTCATCACCAACACCAACCGCGACTACGACACCACCACGGGCAAGTTCACCTGCAGGCTCCCCGGCGTCTACTACTTCGTCTTCCACACCTCGCACACGGCCAACCTCTGCGTCATCCTGCACAAAAACCACAGGAGCGTGGCCAGCTTCTGCGACCACAAGACCAACAGCATGCAGGTCAGCTCGGGGGGGACGCTGCTGCGCCTGGCTGCTGCGGACGAGGTGTGGCTGGGAGTGAACGACTACAACGGCATGGTGGGCATTGCCAACTCCGACAGCATCTTCTCCGGGTTCCTGCTCTTCCCGGAGTAg
- the C1QC gene encoding complement C1q subcomponent subunit C isoform X1 — MLQSTKMEKRFLEKLYLALTLLPLLLNLGSAVTVEDPYGCYGAPGLPGMPGIPGRDGRDGLKGAKGEPGIPASTQLGPKGMKGDPGPPGPPGKPGHSGAPGEKGSPGPPGTAGPPGVAGSLRQRQQSAFSVTRKTSQYPLKNVPVVFNHVITNTNRDYDTTTGKFTCRLPGVYYFVFHTSHTANLCVILHKNHRSVASFCDHKTNSMQVSSGGTLLRLAAADEVWLGVNDYNGMVGIANSDSIFSGFLLFPE, encoded by the exons atgCTACAGAGCACCAAAATGGAGAAGAGATTCTTGGAGAAGCTCTACCTGGCCCtcaccctcctccccctcctcctgaatctgggctctgctgtgaCTGTAGAAGACCCTTACGGCTGCTATGGAGCTCCAGGACTGCCGGGCATGCCGGGGATACCAGGCAGGGATGGCCGGGATGGGCTGAAGGGAGCCAAAGGGGAACCAG GTATCCCAGCTTCTACACAGCTGGGGCCCAAGGGCATGAAAGGGGACCCGGGCCCCCCTGGCCCTCCAGGCAAGCCTGGCCACTCTGGGGCCCCTGGTGAGAAGGGATCCCCTGGGCCACCGGGCACTGCCGGACCCCCAGGAGTGGCAGGCAGCTTACGGCAGAGGCAGCAGTCGGCGTTCTCAGTGACCAGGAAGACCAGCCAGTACCCCCTGAAGAACGTCCCCGTGGTCTTCAACCACGTCATCACCAACACCAACCGCGACTACGACACCACCACGGGCAAGTTCACCTGCAGGCTCCCCGGCGTCTACTACTTCGTCTTCCACACCTCGCACACGGCCAACCTCTGCGTCATCCTGCACAAAAACCACAGGAGCGTGGCCAGCTTCTGCGACCACAAGACCAACAGCATGCAGGTCAGCTCGGGGGGGACGCTGCTGCGCCTGGCTGCTGCGGACGAGGTGTGGCTGGGAGTGAACGACTACAACGGCATGGTGGGCATTGCCAACTCCGACAGCATCTTCTCCGGGTTCCTGCTCTTCCCGGAGTAg
- the C1QB gene encoding complement C1q subcomponent subunit B yields MWTVWAMLICLAGGQLASATRCKTYGIVPGIPGLPGQPGSDGRDGENGPKGEQGPPGQSAAERGEKGDPGLPGQPGKVGPEGIPGMRGPPGSMGMPGPAGEPGDYRITFKSAFSAARSLSSYPRRDHPVRFDRIIANENGHYENRYGRFTCRVPGTYYFTYHVTSRANLCLNIKKGRGASRGDRVVTFCDFVQSSFQVTTGGVVLKVAMNESVWLEPTEKNSLVGLEGSDSIFSGFLIFPEA; encoded by the exons ATGTGGACCGTGTGGGCCATGCTGATCTGCCTGGCTGGAGGGCAGCTTGCCAGTGCCACACGCTGCAAGACCTACGGCATTGTCCCAGGCATCCCAGGGCTACCAGGACAGCCTGGCAGTGATGGCAGGGACGGGGAGAACGGCCCAAAGGGTGAGCAAG GACCCCCGGGGCAGAGTGCAgcagagagaggggagaagggaGACCCGGGGCTACCGGGACAGCCTGGGAAGGTCGGTCCCGAGGGCATCCCAGGCATGAGGGGCCCACCAGGTAGCATGGGGATGCCTGGCCCCGCGGGAGAGCCTGGCGACTACAGGATCACCTTCAAATCCGCCTTCTCCGCCGCCAGGAGCCTCAGCTCCTACCCCCGCCGGGATCACCCCGTCCGCTTCGACCGCATCATCGCCAACGAGAACGGGCACTACGAGAACCGCTACGGCCGCTTCACCTGCCGCGTGCCCGGCACCTACTACTTCACCTACCACGTCACCTCCCGCGCCAACCTGTGCCTCAACATCAAAAAGGGCCGGGGTGCCAGCAGGGGGGACAGGGTGGTGACCTTCTGTGACTTCGTGCAGAGCAGTTTCCAGGTGACCACGGGCGGTGTGGTCCTCAAGGTGGCCATGAACGAGTCTGTCTGGCTGGAACCAACGGAGAAGAACTCCttggtggggctggaggggtctgACAGCATCTTCTCTGGCTTCCTCATCTTCCCTGAGGCTTAG
- the C1QA gene encoding complement C1q subcomponent subunit A isoform X2, with translation MQPGFLLAASTLAAVLGMALLEDGVCKAPDGKNGTPGVPGRDGRPGQKGDVGEPGRAALAMSTRGPKGDAGDPGLPGAPGMRGPPGIPGPPGTKGMPGPAGIKGIAANAFEHPRPAFSASRLSPPRTGTTVVFDRIITNEENSYSPQTGKFTCRIPGLYYFAFQVVSSGDLCLIITKNGLGVASFCDNNSHGILQVNSGSSVLSLDPGDQVSLNTNPAQGSSIYSGSEVDSVFSGFLVSPATV, from the exons ATGCAGCCTGGATTCTTGCTGGCAGCCAGCAccctggcagcagtgctgggcatggccctgctggaggacGGAGTGTGTAAGGCACCAGATGGCAAGAATGGCACCCCTGGAGTCCCTGGCCGTGATGGGAGGCCAGGGCAGAAGGGTGACGTGGGAGAGCCAG GGAGAGCAGCGCTGGCCATGAGCACCAGGGGACCCAAAGGGGATGCAGGCGATCCAGGGCTTCCTGGTGCCCCAGGCATGCGTGGCCCACCTGGCATCCCCGGCCCTCCGGGGACGAAGGGGATGCCAGGGCCGGCGGGGATAAAAGGGATCGCTGCCAATGCTTTCGAGCACCCTCGTCCTGCCTTCTCCGCCTCCAGGCTGTCCCCGCCCCGCACGGGCACCACGGTGGTGTTTGACAGGATCATCACCAACGAGGAGAACTCCTACAGCCCCCAGACCGGGAAGTTCACCTGCCGCATTCCCGGCCTCTACTACTTCGCCTTCCAGGTGGTGTCCAGCGGGGACCTGTGTCTGATTATCACCAAAAACGGGCTGGGTGTCGCCAGCTTCTGCGACAACAACAGCCACGGCATCCTGCAGGTGAACTCGGGCAGCAGCGTGCTCAGCCTGGACCCGGGTGACCAGGTGTCCCTGAACACCaaccctgcccagggcagctccatTTACAGCGGCTCCGAGGTCGACAGCGTCTTCAGCGGgttcctggtgtccccagcgACGGTCTGA